One Candidatus Methanomethylophilaceae archaeon DNA segment encodes these proteins:
- a CDS encoding formate/nitrite transporter family protein — MEGSVSKCLVRAILAGVCISIGGCVYVGCEVKWVGAILFAVGLSTILLYGFDLYTGKVGYIVENDRSFIPKVALILVGNFIGTLAVGLMIPMEGAEALALRKLESFEFLPTLFKGVMCGMLMFIAADTYKHGKGLVPTFFCVPVFILAGFEHSIADMFYFCSGMVFNLDALAFILVVALGNAIGGMLIPLGRKYMYEKPGDGIQDKVEKADS; from the coding sequence ATGGAAGGCAGCGTCTCCAAGTGTCTTGTCCGGGCGATCCTCGCGGGAGTGTGCATCAGCATAGGCGGTTGCGTCTACGTAGGATGCGAGGTGAAATGGGTCGGGGCGATCCTGTTCGCCGTCGGTCTGTCCACAATCCTGCTGTACGGCTTCGATCTTTACACCGGGAAAGTCGGGTACATCGTGGAGAATGACCGCTCCTTCATACCGAAAGTGGCGCTGATCCTGGTCGGGAATTTCATCGGAACTTTGGCTGTGGGCCTCATGATCCCGATGGAAGGGGCGGAAGCTCTCGCCCTCAGGAAACTGGAATCGTTCGAGTTCTTGCCGACGCTGTTCAAGGGCGTCATGTGCGGCATGCTGATGTTCATAGCCGCGGACACGTACAAACACGGGAAGGGTTTGGTGCCGACGTTCTTCTGCGTCCCTGTGTTCATTCTCGCGGGATTCGAGCACAGCATCGCGGACATGTTCTATTTCTGCTCCGGGATGGTCTTCAATTTGGATGCGCTGGCGTTCATACTGGTCGTGGCATTGGGCAACGCCATAGGGGGTATGCTCATCCCGCTCGGAAGGAAATATATGTACGAGAAGCCGGGCGACGGGATACAGGATAAGGTTGAGAAAGCCGATTCCTGA
- a CDS encoding ATP-binding protein, with amino-acid sequence MKEWKERSKGSTAILVEGARRVGKSTLVEEFARKEYHSYVLIDFSEENKQINALFDDLSDVDRLLRGLQLLTGVEFRERDTAIIFDEVQRFPRARESIRALIRDGRYDYIEIGSLISIRKNVKDIRIPSEEERLKLHPMDFEEFLWACGNHSYRMLEQDLDGRKPLPDSIHHKMMVRFNEYVAVGGMPQAVRSFVGGRSYQEIDRVKRDIIGLYIDDFRKIDPTGSLGLYFMSIPSELSRQSMRFRIKGKSMRREIGRISEMADSQTVQRSMHVDDPRIGLPMTQELEFFKLYLEDTGLFVTLCFYDRDFSYNWIYSSLVRGRLPANLGYVYENAVAQALTAAGYKLFYHTFPKKDSKHNYEVDFLIPSGKKVCPIEVKSSSVSSHASLDAFIERHKTDVDRGIVVSGKNLREENGIVYLPIYMTCLIGRLMRRRYGQLKGPGSQLAFIFHGECDYYRSEVSDPGNVMTRIMSCQSVSEGFRPQHQR; translated from the coding sequence TTGAAAGAATGGAAAGAGAGGTCCAAAGGCAGTACCGCTATCCTTGTGGAAGGGGCAAGGCGCGTGGGAAAATCCACTTTGGTGGAGGAGTTCGCCCGCAAAGAATATCATTCGTATGTGCTGATCGATTTTTCGGAGGAGAACAAGCAGATCAACGCATTGTTCGATGATCTCAGCGATGTCGACCGTCTCCTGAGAGGGCTTCAGCTTCTTACCGGGGTGGAATTCAGAGAGCGCGACACAGCCATAATCTTCGATGAGGTCCAGAGATTTCCGAGGGCGAGAGAGTCGATAAGGGCGTTGATCAGGGACGGCAGATACGATTACATCGAGATCGGTTCTTTGATTTCCATCAGAAAAAATGTGAAGGATATCAGAATACCCAGCGAGGAAGAGAGGCTGAAACTGCATCCGATGGATTTCGAGGAATTTCTGTGGGCTTGCGGCAACCATTCTTACAGAATGTTGGAGCAGGATTTGGATGGGAGAAAGCCTCTGCCCGATTCGATCCATCACAAAATGATGGTCCGTTTCAATGAATATGTCGCGGTCGGGGGGATGCCCCAGGCTGTCAGATCATTCGTCGGCGGCAGAAGCTATCAGGAGATCGACAGGGTCAAGAGGGACATAATCGGCCTGTATATCGACGATTTCCGCAAGATCGATCCCACAGGTTCTCTTGGGCTGTATTTCATGTCTATCCCGTCTGAGCTTTCGCGCCAGAGCATGCGCTTCAGAATCAAAGGCAAGAGTATGAGAAGGGAGATCGGGCGCATATCGGAGATGGCCGATTCGCAGACGGTGCAGCGCAGCATGCATGTCGACGATCCCCGCATCGGATTGCCGATGACCCAGGAGTTGGAGTTCTTCAAATTGTATCTGGAAGATACCGGACTGTTCGTCACCCTCTGCTTTTACGACAGGGATTTCTCGTACAATTGGATATACTCCTCGTTGGTGAGGGGGAGGCTCCCGGCAAATCTCGGCTATGTGTATGAGAACGCGGTCGCCCAAGCTCTGACTGCGGCAGGATATAAGCTGTTCTACCATACTTTCCCCAAGAAGGATTCAAAGCATAATTATGAGGTTGATTTTTTGATCCCTTCCGGCAAGAAGGTCTGCCCCATAGAGGTGAAATCATCATCAGTTTCTTCTCACGCTTCCTTGGACGCTTTCATCGAGAGGCACAAAACCGATGTGGATCGTGGGATCGTGGTCTCCGGAAAGAATCTGAGGGAGGAAAACGGGATAGTCTATCTTCCCATATACATGACGTGTCTTATAGGCAGGCTGATGCGGCGACGGTACGGACAGCTTAAGGGGCCTGGGAGTCAGCTTGCTTTCATTTTCCATGGAGAATGCGATTATTATCGATCAGAGGTTTCCGATCCGGGAAATGTGATGACGAGAATCATGTCATGCCAATCGGTGTCCGAAGGTTTCCGTCCGCAGCATCAGCGATAG